From the Chryseobacterium fluminis genome, the window GTGATCTTTCCTGTATGTTTGATTCCTGGAACAAAGCTGAGAAGATTATAATAAATAGCAAGGGCACGGACATGCGTCAGGGATATATCCGAAGGTAACTCCCGGAGGATATTCTCTACCAAATGATGGAAGTGAAGCATCCCGTTATCTTTGTTTGTGTGCGCACCGATACTGCTTAGATGTACCACGTGCTTCACTCCCGAATTTAAAACTGCTTCGACGAAATTACGTCCCAGTTTTCCGTAGTAGGCTGCTATATCCAATTCCTTATCAAAGAAGTCTACGGGCGGTTCCATAAGGTATACCGCATCTGACCCAGAAAATGCCGCCGTAAGAAATTTTACATCTTCAACAGAACCAACTGCTGCTTTAGCACCGAGCGCTTCAATAGCCGTTTCTTTTCCCGGATCTGTACTGATCACCGTAACTTCATGTCCCTTCAAAATAAGATCATTTGCCAATGGTTTTCCTATATTGCCCAATGAACCTGTCAGTGTAATTTTCATTTTTTCTATTTTGTTTATACAAATCTATGGCTAAATTCAGTAGACGATGTATCTATATCTGACTTTGATGTAGCCAAATATGACCACCTTTAAAATTAACACTCAAATTTGTAAATTGCATTTGGTCAATCAACAACG encodes:
- a CDS encoding SDR family oxidoreductase; the encoded protein is MKITLTGSLGNIGKPLANDLILKGHEVTVISTDPGKETAIEALGAKAAVGSVEDVKFLTAAFSGSDAVYLMEPPVDFFDKELDIAAYYGKLGRNFVEAVLNSGVKHVVHLSSIGAHTNKDNGMLHFHHLVENILRELPSDISLTHVRALAIYYNLLSFVPGIKHTGKITANYGGDDIIAWVSPVDVAEVIAEELDSPAQGRKFRYVVSDELSCNETASILGTAIGIPDLKWELISDKQQQDRLVSIGMAQNQAAGLVEMNAAMHSGKLFEDYQQHRPSAVGKVKMSDYAKEFAKAYNA